The following coding sequences lie in one Arachis ipaensis cultivar K30076 chromosome B03, Araip1.1, whole genome shotgun sequence genomic window:
- the LOC107629627 gene encoding putative disease resistance RPP13-like protein 3 isoform X2, translating to MADTVISFVLDNLSQLLAREASLLCGVDDRVKSLQSVLNMMNEHLQTSEGKTKKGIEKEVLRQIRDVAHEAEDVIDTFVVNVAIHKRRTKLGKMLHGLEHAKLLHDVAEKIDSIKATVNDIRDNKIKLTDVVPQESGSSTSTREEEERVLLMHKKRRIVEEHDVVGFVRESKAVIQRLKEESSQSNVVSIIGMGGLGKTTLARKVYNSGELKPYFKCRTWVYVSNDCRVKDLLISLIKSLMPNLEHEHGRKKKGKKQKGTEKPGDLSSLDVDKLKLMVRDFLTMKRYLIVLDDLWKTQDWDEIQDAFPNDNNGSKILITSRLKEVASHTSPYPPYYLQFLSDDESWELFSRRVFRGEECPSDIEDLGKQMVKSCGGLPLSIVVLAGLLANKRKSHEEWSKVEGHVNWFLTQEDKTQVKDILKLSYDNLPTKLKPCFLYFGIYPEDFEIPVRSLLQKWVAEGFIRQTGTRNAEDVAEDYLYELIDRSLVQASRVNVNGDVKACRVHDLLRDLCISESKEDKLFEVCTNNNILERSKPRRLSIQCGMHRYVSSSDNDHSCVRSLFCLDPTRYVFTPSEMKWLFKLFKLVRVLDLGENFFRKVPSNLGLFIHLRYLRIRSEGDSFSFKVPDSICTLQNLQTLEIYSVKPIFLVIGLIFSTYLPSGLWNMKQLRHLNTNGSIILHGHHRSKAGDQVMWNLESMYYIKFNRQIAHMLEKGSFPKLRKLGLHISSVQKNNVHELLSSLQRLIHLNKLQISIKWKKTRRGMPLNYKQHMEWHVGVKPIELLQSLQQLSNLSTLKVLRAFDIATCDIAFPPFITKLTLTGISFMNDDGMNAIVSHSSMFLRWSG from the coding sequence ATGGCAGATACTGTGATTTCCTTTGTCCTTGATAACTTGTCCCAATTGCTAGCACGCGAAGCCAGTCTGCTCTGTGGTGTGGATGACAGGGTTAAATCCCTTCAAAGTGTGCTCAACATGATGAACGAGCATCTCCAAACCTCTGAAGGAAAAACCAAGAAAGGAATAGAGAAAGAAGTTCTTCGCCAGATCAGAGATGTTGCACATGAAGCTGAGGATGTCATCGACACCTTTGTTGTCAACGTGGCTATACACAAGCGTAGAACCAAGCTGGGGAAGATGCTCCATGGTCTTGAGCATGCAAAGTTGCTCCATGATGTGGCTGAGAAAATAGACAGCATCAAAGCCACTGTCAATGATATAAGAGATAACAAGATCAAGCTCACCGATGTCGTCCCACAAGAAAGTGGATCATCGACGTCAACAAGAGAAGAGGAGGAGAGGGTTCTGTTGATGCACAAGAAGAGAAGAATTGTGGAAGAACATGATGTAGTTGGTTTTGTTCGTGAATCCAAGGCAGTCATCCAGCGGCTTAAGGAAGAGAGTTCCCAAAGCAATGTTGTCTCCATCATCGGTATGGGTGGCTTGGGCAAAACCACCCTTGCCCGGAAGGTCTATAACAGCGGTGAGTTGAAGCCATATTTCAAATGTCGTACATGGGTTTATGTGTCAAATGACTGCAGAGTTAAGGACCTCTTGATTAGCCTTATCAAGTCTTTGATGCCTAACCTTGAACACGAGCATGGGAGGAAAAAGAAGGGAAAGAAACAAAAGGGAACAGAGAAACCAGGTGATCTCTCTAGCTTGGATGTGGATAAGCTAAAGCTCATGGTGCGAGATTTCTTGACCATGAAAAGGTATCTGATAGTCCTTGATGACCTCTGGAAGACTCAAGATTGGGATGAGATACAAGATGCTTTTCCAAACGACAATAATGGTAGTAAAATATTAATTACTAGCCGTTTGAAAGAGGTGGCATCCCATACAAGTCCATATCCTCCTTATTACCTTCAATTCCTCAGCGATGATGAAAGTTGGGAACTCTTTTCCAGGAGAGTGTTTCGAGGAGAAGAGTGTCCTTCTGATATAGAGGATCTTGGAAAACAAATGGTTAAAAGTTGTGGCGGTTTGCCACTCTCCATTGTTGTTTTGGCAGGGTTACTTGCAAACAAGAGGAAGTCACACGAGGAATGGTCCAAAGTTGAGGGACATGTCAACTGGTTTCTTACTCAAGAAGATAAGACCCAAGTCAAGGACATACTCAAACTCAGCTACGACAACTTGCCTACAAAACTAAAGCCGTGCTTTCTGTATTTCGGGATCTACCCTGAAGATTTTGAGATACCTGTAAGGTCATTGCTGCAAAAATGGGTGGCTGAGGGATTTATTCGACAAACTGGGACCAGAAATGCAGAGGATGTTGCTGAAGATTACTTGTATGAGCTCATTGATCGTAGCTTGGTTCAAGCATCGCGAGTGAATGTTAATGGAGATGTGAAGGCATGTCGCGTCCATGATCTTCTTCGAGATCTTTGCATATCTGAGAGCAAAGAGGACAAGCTTTTTGAGGTTTGCACAAATAATAACATTTTGGAGAGATCAAAACCTCGCAGGCTTTCTATCCAATGTGGCATGCATCGCTATGTTTCTTCAAGCGACAATGACCATTCATGTGTCCGATCTTTGTTTTGCCTTGACCCAACAAGGTATGTTTTTACTCCCAGTGAGATGAAATGGCTCTTTAAATTGTTCAAATTGGTTCGGGTATTAGATCTTGGAGAAAACTTTTTCCGCAAAGTCCCTTCCAACTTGGGCTTATTTATCCATTTAAGGTATTTAAGAATACGCTCAGAAGGTGATTCCTTCAGCTTCAAGGTTCCGGATTCTATATGCACACTTCAAAATTTACAAACTTTGGAAATATACAGTGTTAAGCCGATATTTTTGGTCATTGGATTGATATTTTCAACATATTTGCCCAGTGGATTATGGAACATGAAACAACTTAGGCATTTGAATACTAATGGAAGCATCATCCTACATGGCCACCATCGTTCAAAAGCAGGTGATCAAGTTATGTGGAATCTTGAAAGCATGTACTACATTAAATTCAATAGACAGATTGCACACATGTTAGAGAAAGGAAGCTTTCCCAAGCTACGAAAGTTGGGTCTGCACATATCCTCAGTCCAGAAAAATAATGTGCATGAGTTGTTGTCAAGCCTACAACGTTTAATTCATCTAAACAAGTTACAAATTTCCATTAAATGGAAGAAAACACGGCGCGGAATGCCCTTAAACTACAAGCAGCACATGGAATGGCACGTCGGGGTCAAGCCAATTGAATTGTTACAGAGCCTGCAGCAGTTGTCAAATCTGAGCACATTAAAAGTTCTCAGAGCTTTCGACATT
- the LOC107629629 gene encoding disease resistance protein RPP8-like isoform X2 has protein sequence MADGVVSFLLENLSQLLASEAKLLCGLEGRIRSLHSELEIINVLLKSFEGKRNKKEMEQVVANQIRDVAQEAEDVIDTFVANVAMHKRRSKLGRMFHGVSHTKLLHDVAEKIESIKANLSDIRENKIKYDVFQQESESSSTREDEERMQLLHKRRRDVEEHDVVGFVRESKTVIQLLSEDGSRSNVVSIIGMGGLGKTTLARKVYNSDEVKAYFNCRAWVYVSNDCRVKDLLLGILNCLMPNPEYECSSKKKGKKKKSKEKPRDLNTLSEDELKQIVQDCLKKKRYLLVLDDLWKAQDWDEVQDAFPNNNNGLLAHKEKSYREWSKVVGHVNWYLTQDETQVKDIVLKLSYDNLPRRLKPCFLYLGIFPEDYEIPVRQLLELWVAEGFIQQSGTRYPEEVAEDYLYELIERSLVQVAQMKSFSGGVKTCRIHDLLRDLCISESKEDKLFEICMDNNILARRQPHRLSLHCNVPHYVSSSNNDHSVVRSMFCFNQDYHLTPSNWKRLFKSFKSVRVLDLGSNHCLKVPSNLSLFIHLRYLRIYSQHTRIIPDSICMLQNLQTLDIAGPCRMVVLISFPNGPWKLKQLRHLHTIRPILLRGNHHSRAVAEVMWNLQTISSIALNRQVAYLFEKGSFPKLQKLGLLISSGKKGELHTLLPILQQLSHLNKLRVSFEWKKSEVHSSASNHMEWHIGCKPHELLQSLQQLTNLSSLKIINAWDLPTCPVAFPPCITKLTLSGITCMNEDGTNAMGSLTRLRILRLYGGYSSNDSFEINCSASNGFPQLQVFEMKKLKVHNWKLANGAMPYLEHLLIDFCRQLDDLPNELWSLSALRQVHVLRPSEALSLRLKDIEMKDGCELIIREGNSYFYGI, from the exons ATGGCAGATGGTGTGGTTTCCTTCCTTCTAGAAAACTTGTCCCAGCTGCTGGCAAGTGAAGCCAAGCTACTATGTGGCTTGGAAGGTAGAATCAGATCCCTCCACAGTGAGCTCGAAATTATAAACGTGCTCCTCAAAAGCTTCGAAGGGAAGAGGAACAAGAAGGAGATGGAGCAAGTAGTTGCCAACCAGATCAGAGATGTTGCTCAGGAAGCTGAGGATGTCATCGACACCTTCGTTGCCAACGTGGCCATGCACAAGAGGAGATCCAAGCTAGGGAGAATGTTCCATGGTGTTTCCCACACAAAGCTGCTTCATGATGTTgctgagaaaatagagagcataaaAGCCAATCTTAGTGATATACGTGAGAACAAGATCAAGTATGATGTCTTCCAACAAGAAAGTGAATCATCGTCGACAAGAGAAGATGAGGAGAGGATGCAGTTGTTGCACAAGAGGAGAAGAGATGTGGAGGAACATGATGTAGTTGGTTTCGTCCGGGAATCCAAGACAGTTATCCAGCTGCTTAGTGAAGATGGATCAAGGAGCAATGTTGTCTCCATCATTGGTATGGGTGGGTTGGGCAAAACCACCCTTGCTCGAAAGGTCTATAACAGCGATGAGGTGAAGGCATATTTCAATTGTCGTGCATGGGTTTATGTTTCAAATGATTGTAGAGTTAAGGATCTTCTACTTGGCATTCTCAACTGTTTGATGCCTAACCCTGAATATGAGTGTAGTAGCAAAAagaagggaaaaaagaaaaagagcaaagaGAAACCAAGAGACCTTAATACTTTAAGCGAGGATGAACTGAAGCAAATAGTGCAGGACtgcttgaagaagaagaggtATCTACTAGTCCTTGATGACTTGTGGAAAGCTCAAGATTGGGATGAGGTACAAGATGCTTTTCCAAACAATAATAATG GGCTTCTTGCACATAAGGAGAAGTCATACCGAGAATGGTCCAAAGTGGTAGGACATGTTAACTGGTATCTCACTCAAGATGAAACCCAAGTCAAGGACATCGTACTCAAACTCAGTTACGACAACTTGCCCAGAAGATTAAAACCATGTTTCCTGTATCTTGGGATCTTCCCTGAAGACTATGAGATACCTGTTAGGCAACTGCTTGAACTATGGGTTGCTGAGGGATTTATACAACAATCTGGGACCAGATATCCTGAGGAAGTTGCTGAAGATTATTTGTATGAGCTCATTGAACGTAGTTTGGTTCAAGTAGCACAAATGAAGAGTTTTAGTGGAGGTGTCAAAACATGTCGCATCCATGATCTTCTTCGAGATCTGTGCATTTCTGAGAGCAAAGAAGACAAGCTTTTTGAAATTTGCATGGATAATAACATTTTGGCAAGAAGACAACCTCACAGGCTATCTCTTCATTGCAATGTGCCTCACTATGTTTCTTCAAGCAACAATGACCATTCAGTTGTACGTTCTATGTTTTGCTTTAACCAAGACTATCATTTGACTCCAAGCAACTGGAAACGGCTTTTCAAATCCTTCAAATCTGTTCGAGTATTAGATTTGGGCAGCAACCATTGTCTAAAGGTCCCTTCTAATTTGAGTTTATTTATCCATTTAAGGTATCTAAGAATATACTCGCAACATACCCGCATCATTCCAGATTCTATATGCATGCTTCAGAATCTACAGACACTGGACATAGCAGGGCCTTGTAGGATGGTTGTCTTGATTTCTTTCCCCAATGGACCATGGAAACTAAAACAACTAAGGCACTTGCATACAATTAGGCCCATATTGCTACGTGGCAACCATCATTCAAGAGCAGTTGCTGAAGTTATGTGGAATCTTCAAACCATCTCTTCCATTGCACTCAATAGGCAAGTAGCATATCTATTTGAGAAAGGAAGCTTTCCAAAGCTTCAAAAGTTGGGTTTGCTAATCTCCTCAGGCAAGAAGGGGGAACTGCACACACTGTTGCCAATCCTACAACAATTAAGTCATCTGAATAAGTTACGAGTTTCCTTTGAATGGAAGAAGTCAGAAGTGCATTCATCCGCAAGCAACCACATGGAATGGCACATTGGATGCAAGCCACATGAACTGTTACAAAGCCTGCAACAGTTAACTAATCTGAGTTCATTGAAAATTATCAATGCTTGGGACCTTCCAACATGTCCTGTTGCATTTCCTCCATGCATTACAAAGCTAACTCTGTCAGGCATCACTTGCATGAATGAGGATGGGACGAATGCCATGGGAAGTCTCACTAGACTTCGAATTTTGAGATTATATGGGGGATATTCTTCCAATGATTCCTTTGAGATTAATTGTTCTGCAAGTAATGGGTTCCCACAGCTGCAGGTGTTCGAGATGAAAAAGTTGAAAGTTCATAACTGGAAATTAGCCAACGGTGCAATGCCATACCTTGAGCACTTGCTGATCGATTTTTGTCGACAGTTGGATGATCTCCCAAATGAATTGTGGTCTTTGAGTGCCCTGAGACAAGTGCATGTTTTGCGACCCTCTGAAGCATTGTCTCTCAGACTAAAAGATATTGAAATGAAGGATGGGTGTGAGCTCATAATCAGAGAGGGTAATTCCTATTTCTATGGAATTTAG
- the LOC107629629 gene encoding disease resistance protein RPP13-like isoform X1 produces the protein MADGVVSFLLENLSQLLASEAKLLCGLEGRIRSLHSELEIINVLLKSFEGKRNKKEMEQVVANQIRDVAQEAEDVIDTFVANVAMHKRRSKLGRMFHGVSHTKLLHDVAEKIESIKANLSDIRENKIKYDVFQQESESSSTREDEERMQLLHKRRRDVEEHDVVGFVRESKTVIQLLSEDGSRSNVVSIIGMGGLGKTTLARKVYNSDEVKAYFNCRAWVYVSNDCRVKDLLLGILNCLMPNPEYECSSKKKGKKKKSKEKPRDLNTLSEDELKQIVQDCLKKKRYLLVLDDLWKAQDWDEVQDAFPNNNNGSKILITSRLKEVAIHTSQDPPFYLQLLTDEESWELFSKRVFRGEEFPFDLEDLGKQIVKSCHGLPLSLVVLAGLLAHKEKSYREWSKVVGHVNWYLTQDETQVKDIVLKLSYDNLPRRLKPCFLYLGIFPEDYEIPVRQLLELWVAEGFIQQSGTRYPEEVAEDYLYELIERSLVQVAQMKSFSGGVKTCRIHDLLRDLCISESKEDKLFEICMDNNILARRQPHRLSLHCNVPHYVSSSNNDHSVVRSMFCFNQDYHLTPSNWKRLFKSFKSVRVLDLGSNHCLKVPSNLSLFIHLRYLRIYSQHTRIIPDSICMLQNLQTLDIAGPCRMVVLISFPNGPWKLKQLRHLHTIRPILLRGNHHSRAVAEVMWNLQTISSIALNRQVAYLFEKGSFPKLQKLGLLISSGKKGELHTLLPILQQLSHLNKLRVSFEWKKSEVHSSASNHMEWHIGCKPHELLQSLQQLTNLSSLKIINAWDLPTCPVAFPPCITKLTLSGITCMNEDGTNAMGSLTRLRILRLYGGYSSNDSFEINCSASNGFPQLQVFEMKKLKVHNWKLANGAMPYLEHLLIDFCRQLDDLPNELWSLSALRQVHVLRPSEALSLRLKDIEMKDGCELIIREGNSYFYGI, from the coding sequence ATGGCAGATGGTGTGGTTTCCTTCCTTCTAGAAAACTTGTCCCAGCTGCTGGCAAGTGAAGCCAAGCTACTATGTGGCTTGGAAGGTAGAATCAGATCCCTCCACAGTGAGCTCGAAATTATAAACGTGCTCCTCAAAAGCTTCGAAGGGAAGAGGAACAAGAAGGAGATGGAGCAAGTAGTTGCCAACCAGATCAGAGATGTTGCTCAGGAAGCTGAGGATGTCATCGACACCTTCGTTGCCAACGTGGCCATGCACAAGAGGAGATCCAAGCTAGGGAGAATGTTCCATGGTGTTTCCCACACAAAGCTGCTTCATGATGTTgctgagaaaatagagagcataaaAGCCAATCTTAGTGATATACGTGAGAACAAGATCAAGTATGATGTCTTCCAACAAGAAAGTGAATCATCGTCGACAAGAGAAGATGAGGAGAGGATGCAGTTGTTGCACAAGAGGAGAAGAGATGTGGAGGAACATGATGTAGTTGGTTTCGTCCGGGAATCCAAGACAGTTATCCAGCTGCTTAGTGAAGATGGATCAAGGAGCAATGTTGTCTCCATCATTGGTATGGGTGGGTTGGGCAAAACCACCCTTGCTCGAAAGGTCTATAACAGCGATGAGGTGAAGGCATATTTCAATTGTCGTGCATGGGTTTATGTTTCAAATGATTGTAGAGTTAAGGATCTTCTACTTGGCATTCTCAACTGTTTGATGCCTAACCCTGAATATGAGTGTAGTAGCAAAAagaagggaaaaaagaaaaagagcaaagaGAAACCAAGAGACCTTAATACTTTAAGCGAGGATGAACTGAAGCAAATAGTGCAGGACtgcttgaagaagaagaggtATCTACTAGTCCTTGATGACTTGTGGAAAGCTCAAGATTGGGATGAGGTACAAGATGCTTTTCCAAACAATAATAATGGTAGTAAAATACTAATTACGAGTCGTTTGAAAGAGGTGGCTATCCACACTAGTCAAGATCCTCCTTTCTATCTTCAATTACTTACTGATGAAGAAAGTTGGGAACTCTTCTCCAAGAGAGTTTTTCGTGGAGAAGAGTTCCCATTTGATCTAGAGGATCTAGGCAAACAAATAGTCAAAAGTTGTCATGGTTTGCCACTTTCCCTTGTTGTTTTGGCAGGGCTTCTTGCACATAAGGAGAAGTCATACCGAGAATGGTCCAAAGTGGTAGGACATGTTAACTGGTATCTCACTCAAGATGAAACCCAAGTCAAGGACATCGTACTCAAACTCAGTTACGACAACTTGCCCAGAAGATTAAAACCATGTTTCCTGTATCTTGGGATCTTCCCTGAAGACTATGAGATACCTGTTAGGCAACTGCTTGAACTATGGGTTGCTGAGGGATTTATACAACAATCTGGGACCAGATATCCTGAGGAAGTTGCTGAAGATTATTTGTATGAGCTCATTGAACGTAGTTTGGTTCAAGTAGCACAAATGAAGAGTTTTAGTGGAGGTGTCAAAACATGTCGCATCCATGATCTTCTTCGAGATCTGTGCATTTCTGAGAGCAAAGAAGACAAGCTTTTTGAAATTTGCATGGATAATAACATTTTGGCAAGAAGACAACCTCACAGGCTATCTCTTCATTGCAATGTGCCTCACTATGTTTCTTCAAGCAACAATGACCATTCAGTTGTACGTTCTATGTTTTGCTTTAACCAAGACTATCATTTGACTCCAAGCAACTGGAAACGGCTTTTCAAATCCTTCAAATCTGTTCGAGTATTAGATTTGGGCAGCAACCATTGTCTAAAGGTCCCTTCTAATTTGAGTTTATTTATCCATTTAAGGTATCTAAGAATATACTCGCAACATACCCGCATCATTCCAGATTCTATATGCATGCTTCAGAATCTACAGACACTGGACATAGCAGGGCCTTGTAGGATGGTTGTCTTGATTTCTTTCCCCAATGGACCATGGAAACTAAAACAACTAAGGCACTTGCATACAATTAGGCCCATATTGCTACGTGGCAACCATCATTCAAGAGCAGTTGCTGAAGTTATGTGGAATCTTCAAACCATCTCTTCCATTGCACTCAATAGGCAAGTAGCATATCTATTTGAGAAAGGAAGCTTTCCAAAGCTTCAAAAGTTGGGTTTGCTAATCTCCTCAGGCAAGAAGGGGGAACTGCACACACTGTTGCCAATCCTACAACAATTAAGTCATCTGAATAAGTTACGAGTTTCCTTTGAATGGAAGAAGTCAGAAGTGCATTCATCCGCAAGCAACCACATGGAATGGCACATTGGATGCAAGCCACATGAACTGTTACAAAGCCTGCAACAGTTAACTAATCTGAGTTCATTGAAAATTATCAATGCTTGGGACCTTCCAACATGTCCTGTTGCATTTCCTCCATGCATTACAAAGCTAACTCTGTCAGGCATCACTTGCATGAATGAGGATGGGACGAATGCCATGGGAAGTCTCACTAGACTTCGAATTTTGAGATTATATGGGGGATATTCTTCCAATGATTCCTTTGAGATTAATTGTTCTGCAAGTAATGGGTTCCCACAGCTGCAGGTGTTCGAGATGAAAAAGTTGAAAGTTCATAACTGGAAATTAGCCAACGGTGCAATGCCATACCTTGAGCACTTGCTGATCGATTTTTGTCGACAGTTGGATGATCTCCCAAATGAATTGTGGTCTTTGAGTGCCCTGAGACAAGTGCATGTTTTGCGACCCTCTGAAGCATTGTCTCTCAGACTAAAAGATATTGAAATGAAGGATGGGTGTGAGCTCATAATCAGAGAGGGTAATTCCTATTTCTATGGAATTTAG